A window from Engraulis encrasicolus isolate BLACKSEA-1 chromosome 13, IST_EnEncr_1.0, whole genome shotgun sequence encodes these proteins:
- the pofut2 gene encoding GDP-fucose protein O-fucosyltransferase 2, giving the protein MADPGAATVTFLWVYTVYCNVFKIVTLLLSVLSLSASDSAFHAGNTVNQPASAKDLRYLLYDVNPPEGFNLRRDVYIRMASLVKTLRKEGDWVLVLPPWGRLYHWQSPDIHQVRIPWGEFFSVTSLQANVPVIEYEEFIAESGGPFVDQLLVLQHYAEGWSDGTWEEKVDERPCIERLAYSKDKQGYYRGWFWGYEETRAVNVTCLSAQGHASVLAPYLNKITATSVMLDRAETVLHDHYAGKDYWDTRRSMVFAKHLRIIGDDFRAKYLNSTDEQDHTFYNEDWRLMKAKLGSAKGGPYLAVHLRRKDFIWGHREDVPSLKGAAKKIRSLMKKHTLDKVFVATDADEEELVKLKRLLPEMVRYEPTWEDLDLLKDGGVAIIDQWICAHARYFIGTSVSTFSFRIHEEREILGFDPRTTYNRFCGDSEKDCEQPTHWKIVY; this is encoded by the exons ATGGCGGACCCAGGAGCAGCTACAGTTACATTTTTATGGGTGTACACAGTGTATTGTAACGTTTTTAAAATTGTAACATTGTTACTCTCAGTATTGTCACTATCTGCGTCCGATTCTGCGTTCCACGCAGGAAACACAGTCAATCAACCTGCATCCGCTAAGGATCTGCG GTACTTGCTTTACGATGTGAACCCACCTGAGGGGTTCAACCTACGGCGAGATGTGTACATCCGCATGGCGTCGTTGGTGAAGACACTGAGAAAAGAAGGCGACTGGGTGCTGGTGTTGCCACCCTGGGGTCGTCTATACCACTGGCAGAGTCCTGACATCCACCAGGTTCGCATACCCTGGGGAGAGTTCTTCAGTGTAACCAGCCTTCAAGCAAATGTACCCGTCATAGAGTATGAGGAGTTCATCGCAG AGTCAGGAGGCCCTTTTGTTGACCAGCTACTGGTGCTGCAGCACTATGCCGAGGGATGGAGTGATGGGACGTGGGAGGAGAAGGTGGATGAGCGACCCTGCATTGAGCGCCTCGCGTATTCCAAAGACAAGCAGGGATATTACag GGGCTGGTTTTGGGGCTATGAGGAGACGAGAGCAGTAAACGTGACGTGCCTGTCTGCACAGGGCCATGCTTCCGTCTTGGCCCCCTACCTTAATAAAATAACAGCAAC GTCAGTGATGCTGGACAGGGCAGAAACTGTCCTGCATGACCACTACGCTGGAAAAGATTATTGGGAT ACAAGGCGTAGTATGGTGTTTGCAAAACACCTCCGTATTATTGGAGATGACTTCCGAGCCAAGTACCTCAACTCCACAGATGAGCAAGATCATACTTTCTACAATGAAGACTGGAGATTGATGAAG GCGAAGTTGGGCAGTGCCAAAGGTGGCCCCTACTTAGCTGTGCACCTGCGGAGGAAGGACTTCATCTGGGGCCACAGAGAAGATGTCCCGAGCCTCAAAGGAGCCGCAAAGAAGATCCGGAGTCTCATGAAGAAGCACACGTTGGACAAAGTCTTTGTTGCTACCGATGCAGACGAGGAAG AACTGGTGAAGTTGAAGCGTCTGTTGCCAGAGATGGTGCGGTATGAACCAACATGGGAGGACCTGGATCTTCTCAAGGATGGTGGAGTTGCAATCATTGATCAGTGGATCTGTGCTCATGCAAG GTACTTCATCGGGACGTCAGTGTCCACCTTCTCCTTCAGAATCCACGAGGAGAGGGAGATCCTTGGCTTTGACCCCAGAACGACATACAACCGCTTTTGTGGCGACAGTGAAAAAGACTGCGAACAACCAACACACTGGAAAATCGTATACTGA